A genome region from Flavobacteriales bacterium includes the following:
- the sufC gene encoding Fe-S cluster assembly ATPase SufC: MIKINNLHASVEGNEILKGVNLKIEAGEIHAIMGPNGSGKSTLAAVLAGKDEYEITEGTVEYLGEDLLEMEADERAKEGLFLAFQYPVEIPGVSNVNFLKTSLNEIRAHKGLDPLTAKEFLGKLKSCSELVELDGKLKDRSVNEGFSGGEKKRNDIFQMAMLEPTFAIMDETDSGLDIDALRIVAKGVNSMRQPERSFLIITHYQRLLDHIKPDFVHVLSDGKIIRTGGPELALELEEKGYDWIKEEATA, encoded by the coding sequence ATGATTAAGATAAACAATCTACACGCCTCGGTCGAAGGTAATGAGATCCTGAAAGGGGTGAACTTGAAGATAGAGGCTGGGGAGATACACGCTATTATGGGACCCAACGGTTCCGGTAAATCCACCTTAGCAGCTGTTCTGGCCGGTAAGGATGAATACGAGATCACAGAGGGAACAGTCGAATATCTAGGAGAAGACCTCCTGGAAATGGAAGCCGATGAACGCGCCAAAGAAGGCCTTTTTCTCGCCTTTCAATATCCGGTAGAGATTCCAGGGGTGAGCAATGTGAATTTCCTCAAGACATCTCTGAATGAGATCCGTGCCCACAAAGGGCTGGACCCCTTGACCGCCAAAGAATTCTTAGGAAAACTGAAGTCCTGTTCAGAGCTCGTAGAACTGGATGGTAAACTGAAAGACCGATCGGTCAATGAAGGCTTCTCAGGAGGAGAGAAAAAGCGGAATGACATCTTCCAGATGGCCATGCTGGAACCCACATTCGCCATCATGGATGAGACGGATTCCGGTCTGGATATCGATGCCTTGCGTATCGTGGCCAAGGGAGTCAATTCCATGCGCCAACCGGAGCGCAGCTTTCTCATCATAACGCACTACCAGCGTCTATTGGACCATATCAAGCCCGACTTCGTCCATGTCCTGAGTGACGGTAAGATCATCCGTACGGGAGGACCTGAATTGGCCCTAGAGCTGGAAGAGAAGGGATACGATTGGATAAAAGAAGAAGCGACCGCATGA
- a CDS encoding iron-sulfur cluster assembly accessory protein, translated as MIKVRDNAKEQVLKLLAEEGAPDGSFIRVGVEGGGCSGLMYKLDFDQQMGDEDKIFEDNGVKVVVDKKSFLYLVGTELDYSGGLNGKGFQFINPNANRTCGCGESFSI; from the coding sequence ATGATCAAAGTAAGAGACAACGCCAAAGAACAGGTCCTCAAACTACTTGCTGAGGAAGGCGCTCCTGATGGGAGTTTCATCCGTGTGGGGGTAGAAGGTGGAGGATGTTCTGGATTGATGTACAAGCTCGATTTCGACCAGCAGATGGGAGATGAAGACAAGATCTTCGAAGACAATGGCGTCAAAGTCGTTGTAGACAAGAAGAGTTTCCTCTATCTGGTCGGTACAGAATTGGATTATTCAGGAGGCCTGAACGGCAAAGGATTCCAATTCATCAATCCCAATGCCAACCGTACCTGTGGATGTGGGGAGTCATTCTCCATCTGA
- the sufB gene encoding Fe-S cluster assembly protein SufB, with amino-acid sequence MEFSEEDKILQVVTDKEYEFGFTTDVESDKVPPGLNEDVIRIISAKKEEPEWMLEWRLDAFKGWLEMTEPEWAHVKYQKPDFQAISYYSAPKDRPKFDSLDEIDPEWKSTMDRLGISMEEQKRMAGVAVDFVMDSVSVATSFKEKLGELGIIFCSMSEAIQEHPDLVKKYIGTVVPKKDNFYAALNSAVFTDGSFCYIPQGVRCPMELSTYFRINEAGTGQFERTLVIADKGSFCSYLEGCTAPQRDENQLHAAVVELIALDGAEIKYSTVQNWYPGDKEGKGGVFNFVTKRGLCERNSKISWTQVETGSAVTWKYPSCVLKGDNSIGEFYSVAVTNNHQQADTGTKMIHIGKNTRSTIISKGISAGHSQNSYRGLVKIGRGAENARNFSQCDSLLMTDTSGAHTFPYIEVENPSAMVEHEATTSKIGEDQIFYCQQRGMDEEKAISLIVNGYAKEVLNKLPMEFAVEAQKLLEISLEGSVG; translated from the coding sequence ATGGAATTCAGCGAAGAAGATAAGATCCTCCAAGTGGTCACCGATAAGGAATATGAGTTCGGATTCACCACCGATGTGGAGTCCGATAAAGTTCCTCCTGGGCTCAATGAGGATGTCATACGTATCATTTCGGCCAAGAAAGAGGAGCCCGAGTGGATGCTCGAATGGAGACTGGACGCATTCAAGGGCTGGCTGGAGATGACCGAACCGGAATGGGCTCACGTCAAGTACCAGAAACCGGATTTCCAAGCGATCAGCTACTACTCAGCTCCTAAGGACAGACCCAAGTTCGATAGTCTGGATGAGATAGACCCCGAGTGGAAGAGCACCATGGACCGATTGGGGATCTCCATGGAAGAACAGAAACGCATGGCCGGAGTAGCTGTGGATTTTGTGATGGACTCCGTCTCGGTCGCCACATCCTTCAAAGAGAAATTGGGCGAACTCGGCATCATCTTCTGCTCTATGAGCGAGGCCATACAAGAGCACCCGGATCTGGTCAAGAAATATATCGGGACAGTGGTGCCGAAGAAGGACAACTTCTATGCAGCCTTGAACTCGGCCGTCTTTACCGATGGTTCCTTCTGTTACATCCCTCAAGGAGTGCGATGCCCGATGGAACTCAGCACCTACTTCCGGATCAATGAGGCTGGGACAGGACAATTCGAACGTACACTGGTCATTGCGGATAAAGGGAGTTTCTGCTCCTACCTCGAAGGCTGTACAGCTCCTCAGCGGGACGAGAACCAATTGCATGCAGCCGTAGTGGAATTGATCGCCTTGGACGGTGCAGAGATCAAGTACAGCACAGTCCAGAACTGGTATCCAGGAGATAAAGAAGGAAAAGGGGGCGTATTCAATTTCGTGACCAAGCGCGGACTATGTGAGAGGAATTCAAAGATCAGTTGGACTCAGGTGGAGACGGGAAGTGCAGTGACCTGGAAATATCCCAGCTGTGTGCTCAAAGGAGATAACAGCATCGGAGAATTCTATTCAGTAGCGGTGACCAACAACCATCAGCAGGCCGACACCGGGACCAAGATGATCCATATCGGGAAGAACACCCGCAGTACGATCATCTCCAAAGGGATTTCTGCCGGGCACAGTCAGAATTCATACCGAGGCCTGGTCAAAATTGGAAGAGGAGCAGAGAACGCTAGGAATTTCAGCCAATGCGATTCACTCCTTATGACCGACACCAGCGGAGCACACACCTTTCCCTACATCGAGGTAGAAAATCCCTCTGCCATGGTGGAACACGAGGCTACTACAAGCAAGATTGGAGAAGACCAGATATTCTATTGCCAACAACGAGGGATGGATGAAGAGAAAGCCATCAGCCTGATCGTCAATGGATATGCAAAGGAAGTATTGAACAAGCTCCCCATGGAGTTTGCGGTGGAGGCTCAGAAACTACTGGAAATATCCCTCGAGGGTTCTGTAGGCTGA